The proteins below come from a single uncultured Carboxylicivirga sp. genomic window:
- a CDS encoding Crp/Fnr family transcriptional regulator yields the protein MAVFNYSKFFNEKTELGELIYEKCQNYKPGELVYAQDSDMNHAYYVKSGLLKIFRSGVKGEQQIVRLVKEGSLIGFHSMLSDEPEVTGCESLSDSQVCIIPGDILKPYIKQNKGLSDMIMKQTCEELKQTCNSVLEISQKTVRGRLANLFLKLQELFQAKDDEPIPLVISRVDMARWVGTSKETVSRLITEFKEDGVLTFSRSEIKINSKEKLQKIVMIS from the coding sequence ATGGCAGTATTTAACTATTCAAAATTCTTTAACGAGAAGACTGAATTGGGGGAACTGATCTATGAAAAATGTCAAAATTATAAACCGGGTGAGTTGGTTTATGCGCAGGACTCGGATATGAACCATGCTTATTATGTGAAAAGTGGCTTGCTTAAAATTTTTAGAAGCGGGGTAAAAGGCGAGCAACAAATTGTTCGATTAGTGAAAGAAGGAAGCCTTATTGGGTTTCATTCCATGCTGTCGGACGAACCCGAAGTAACCGGATGCGAAAGTTTAAGCGATTCGCAAGTGTGTATTATTCCCGGCGATATATTAAAGCCTTATATCAAGCAAAACAAAGGTTTGTCTGATATGATTATGAAACAAACCTGTGAAGAGCTAAAGCAAACCTGTAATTCGGTGTTGGAGATTTCGCAAAAAACGGTTCGCGGACGATTGGCCAATCTGTTTCTTAAATTGCAGGAGTTGTTTCAGGCTAAAGATGATGAACCTATTCCTTTGGTAATTTCGAGGGTGGACATGGCCCGTTGGGTTGGAACATCCAAAGAAACGGTTAGCCGACTCATTACCGAATTTAAAGAAGATGGAGTGCTCACTTTTAGTCGTAGCGAAATAAAGATTAACAGTAAGGAAAAGCTTCAGAAAATTGTTATGATATCGTAG